A segment of the Acidimicrobiales bacterium genome:
CGACGTCGCCCGGGGGATCCACCGGCTCAACTCGGCCATCGCCGACGCGCTGCCGGCCCAGATCATCTCGCGGTTCAACCGCCTCCCCGGCGCCGACGTCATGCTCATCGGCCCCCGGACCTCACGGGTGGTCATCGACGTGCAGCACCCCGACCGGCCGGCGCAGACCCGGGTCGACGTCGTCACCCTGCGCACGGTCACCGAGGCCCTCGTCGATGAGATCGCCCTCGGCCTGCTGAAGGGCAACCAGGCCGCGCTCGCCCGGTCGCACTTCCAGGAGGCGAACCGCCACGCCCGGCGCCTGGCCGAGGCCGCCGACGCCGGCGAGATCGATCTCGCCCCCGAGGTGTTCTGCGCCCCGCCCGACCCCCCGGTGGCGGTCGCCCGTCTCGGAACCGTGCGCACCCGGGGCGGAGAGGCCGACCACCTGGCCTTCCCCAGCGGCTTCGTGCCGCCCCCCGCGCTGGAGGCGTCGGCCACGTGGGGCGACTACCCCGCCAACGCCAGCGTCCACGTCTACGCCCTCGAGCTCGACGTGGACGCGCCCTGGCTGATCAACGTCCACGGCTTCAAGCAGGGCCTCCCCGAGGACCTGTTCCTCTTCCGCTCCGCGGCCACCCGTGACCGCTTCGGCGTCAACGTCGTGCACCCGGTGCTGCCCATGAGCGGGCTGCGGGCCAGCGTCGGTGCCCCGCAGATCCCCGGCACGGACTTCGGTGCCAACGTCGTGGGCTTCGCCCAGGCGGTGTGGGACGTGCGGCGCACGATCCGCTGGATCCGCTCCCGCTCGGACGCGCCGATCATCCTGCACGGGGTGTCCCTCGGGTCCTACGTGGTGTCGATGGTGTCCGGGCTCGAAGAGGGTCTGGCCGGGGTGATCGCCGGTCTGCCGGTGTCGGACTACCCGCGGCTGATGCGCCGCCACGCCCGCCGCATGGAGCTGCCCGAGGACGATCTCGCGCTGGTCGACGACCCGGCGCTCGACCGCCTGTTCGCGCCGGTGTCGCCGTTCAGCGTGACCTCGAAGGTGCCGCCCGACCGGCGCTACATCTACGCCGGCAAGATCGACCAGATCTCCTCCACCCAGCAGGCCCTCGACCTGTGGGAGCACTGGGGGTCGGGTTCGATCCACTGGTTCGACGGCGGCCACCTGGGCGGAGCGATCTGGGACCGGGGCGTGAAGCGCTACATCGACGCCGCGGTGGGCGAGGCGGCGGGCACGGTCGCACCGGCCGTCTGAGGCACCGGCGCCGGGCCCGCACCGTGGTCGGCCCGGGTGCGTCGCGGTAGCGTCCCGGGCCGGGGGAGCCAGGTCCGGAAGGTACGACGTAGGGGGGGTACGTGGAGCGGATGTCCGGCGCGGACGCCACGTTCGTCCATCTCGAGCGGATGGGCGAGCCGTGCCACACGCTGAAGGTGATGGTGCTCGACACGAGCGAGCGGGGCTACCCGGTCACCCTCCGCGAGATGCGTGCCGCGATCTCGGCGCACCTCCCCGGGTACCCGAGGGCGCGCCAACGGGTGGTCGTCCCCCCGCTGTTCAAGAGCCTGCCCTTCTGGGTCGACGATCCCGACTTCGACCTCGACCTTCACCTCTCCGAGCGGGCCCTGCCGGCACCGGGCACGCGCCGCCAACTCGACGACGTGTGCTCCTCGCTGGCCAGCGACCGCCTCGACCTGGCCCGTCCCCTGTGGGACGCCACCCTGGTGCACGGGCTGGAGGGCGGCGAGCAGGCCGTCGTGTTCCGCCTCCACCACGCCCTGTCCGACGGCATGGGGGTGGTGCGGCTCTTCGAGCAGATCACGACCGACGCCCCCGGTCCGGGTGTGCCGTCGCCCCGGGATGACTGGCGACCGGCTCCGTTGCCGTCGGGGCGCGAGCTCGTCACCTCGGTGGTCGCCGGCGTGCCGGGGCGCCTCGGCGCGGCCGGCGAGATGGTGCGCTGGGAGTGGCGCAACCGGGCCACGGTGCTCGGCGAACGGCGGACGTTCGCACGCCGGGACGACCTGGTCCCGTCGGGGCTCAGCGTGCCCTACACGTGGATGAACCCCCGGTTCGGGACGAGGCGGCTGTGCGCCAGCTCCTCGCTGCCGTTGGCCGACTTCCGGTTCGTGAAGGAACGGGTCGGGACGTCGCTCAACTCGGTGCTCCTGGCCGTCCTCGCCGGAGCCATCCGTGCCGAGAGCGCGGCCCGGGGCCTCGACGTCGACCACGACGCGGTCTGCGCCCTCGGCGTCGCCATCGACCCACCGGGCAGCGAACGCCTCTACGGCAACAACATCTCGAACATGTACGTGAGCCTCCACACCAGCGAGGCCGATCCGCTCGAGCGGCTGGGGAAGGTGAGCCGGTCGGCCTCGGACACGGTGGCGCTGCGTCGCGAGGCCCTGGACGGCCGGCCCCACACCTTCAGCGACCTGACCCCACGCCTCGGTCCCGCCCTGGGCGAGCTGCTCGCCTATCGGGTGAAGCGCACCGCGGCCAACCTGGCCGCCGGCAACGTGCCCGGGCCGGCGACGACGCGCTACCTCGGCGACGTCCGGGTGAGCGACCTCGTCAGCTACGCCGTGGTCGTGCTCAACGCGGGTCTCGAGCTGACCGTCTACAGCTACGACGGGGCCATGAAGTTCGGTCTCCTGGTCGCCCCGGAGGTGCACCGCCACCCCCACGAGTTCCTCGATCGGATCGCCGACTCGCTCGCCGAGTTGATGGACGTGTCCCGGGGCCTCCCGGCCCGCGTCGTTACGTGATGTCGGCGGCGCCCGCCCTGGTGTCGGCGACGGCCCCGGCGCCGCCGAGGGGGTCCTCGACGGGGGTGGGCTCGCCCAGCCCCGCCGATGCCATGAGCTCGCCGAGCGCGCCGGGGAACCTCCCGGCGATGGTCCACACGTCGGGCACCACGTCGGGGTCGACGTGCAGCCCGATGTCGACGCGGTCCATGTAGCTGAAGAGGGTGATGTTCAACCCCATCGACTCGGTGATGACGCTCGTCGAGTAGATGCCGGTGATGCGGGCCCCGCCGGTGTAGAGCGGGAACGGGGGGCCGGGCACGTTGGAGACGAGGGTGTTCATGATGGTGGGCCCTCGCGACACGACGCCGGTGCGGGCCAGGGCGGTGATGGTGGTGTTGAGGACGGCCGGGGGCGCCACCTCCCCCATGGACGGGATCTCGGTGGCGCGGACCGCCCGCATCATCTCCTTGGCCCCCTGGCTGCTGGCGTGGATCGTCATGAGACGCTCGCCGGGATCCTCGACCGTCGTGGCCAACGACACGACCATGATCGCCACCTGGTTGTCGGCGGTCTGGTCCCCTTCGGCGCGGGTGGACAGCGGGACCCCGGACACCAGGGGCCGGTCGGGGAGCTCGCCCCGGTCGATCAGGTACGAGCGCAGCGCCCCTGCGACGACGGCGAGGACCACGTCGTTGATCTTCACCCCGTAGTGGGTCTTCAGGGCCTTCACGTCCTGCATGGCGAGCGAGCACATCCCGAGGCGCCGTCGGGGGCCGACGCTGCCGTTGAGGAGGGTCTTCGGCACCGACAGCGGCACGATCGCGCGGCCCTCCCGGGCCTCCTGGACGAGGGTGACGCCGCGACGGGCGGTCCGACCCGCGTAGGCGAGGCTCCGCAGCGGGGCCATGGCGACGTTGCCGACCGCCCCGGTGAGCAGCGCCGCATCGGAGGGGGGAGGCCCGGCTCGCTCGACCTCGTCCTCCGACGGGATCGCCGGCGGCTCGGCGTCGGGGGCGAAGTCGAGCAGCGCCGAGGCGAGGCTGGCGCCGGCCACCCCGTCGAGCAGGCAGTGGTGGTACTTCATCAGCAACGCCACCCGGTCGTTGGGGAGCCCCTCGATGAACCAGGTCTCCCACAGCGGGTGACGTCGGTCGAGCTGGCGGCTGAGCACCCGACCGGTGAGCAGGGCCAGCTCCTCCATCCCGCCCGGGGCGGGGACGGCCACGTGGTGGAGGTGGCGGTCGATGTCGAACTCCTCGTCGTCGACCCAGATCGGCCGGTCGAGCCCGAGGGGCACCTCGTGGAGCTTCCACGTGAACTTCGGCGCCAGCGGGAGGCGTGTGGTGAGGATCTCGCGCATCTTGAGGAAGTCGAAATCCGGCGCGTCGCTCCGGTCGAGGATCGTGAGCCCTCCGACGTGCTGGTGCCAGTTGGGCTGCTCCATGGAGAGGAACAGCGAGTCGGTGCCGCTGAGACGCTTCATCGGGCGGCCTCCCCCTCGACGACCCGCGTGGCCCACGCGTAGTCGGGCTTGCCGTTGGGATTGCGCTCGACCTCGTCCACCCACACCACCTCGCGGGGGATCTTGTAGCCGGCGAGCTGTTCCGCGCAGTGGTCGTGGAGCTCGCCGAGCTTGGGGCGTCGCTCGCCCCGGGGGGAGGCGACGGCGACGACGCGCCGTCCCCAGCGCTCGTCGGGGACGCCGATGACGATGGTGTCGAACACGTCGGGATGGGCCTTGAGCACGGACTCGACCTCCTCGGGGAAGACCTTCTCTCCCCCTGTGTTGATGCTGACCGATCCTCGTCCGAGGACGGTGATCGCGCCGTCGGCCTCGATGGTCGCCATGTCGCCGGGGAGCACCCAGCGCTCGCCGCCGATCTCGACGAAGGTGGCCCGGGACTTCTCCTCGTCCTTGTAGTAGCCGAGGGGGAGCCGGCCCTTGCGGGCGAGTCGGCCGATCACCCCCGACCCCGGTTCGACGGGCCGGTCGTCCTCGTCGAGCACCGTCGTGTCGGGACCCATGTGGAAGCTGGGGGCGTTCCCGGTGGTCTCGCCGCCCATCGTGGCCTTGGTGCCGGCCACGCCGGTCTCCGACGACCCGAAGCCGTCGACCACCACCAGGTTCGGCAGCTCGGCGCGCAGGGCGTCGCGGACCGCCGGGCTGAGCACCGCGCCCCCGGAGGCGACGACGAACAGCGAGCTGAGGTCGAACGAGCCCTTGGCCTCGCCGATGGCGTCGGCCAGGGGGCGGGCCATGGCGTCGCCGACCAGGACGCAGATCATCGCCGAGTGCCGCTCGACGGCGCCGAGGAGCTCGTAGGGGTCGAAGCGCCCGGGGGACAACAGGACCGCCGTGTTGCCGCACAGCATCGTGCCGAGCGATCCCCACAGCGCGCTGACGTGCATCAGCGGCGGGGCCTGGATCTGGACGCCCGGGACCTCGGGGACCCGACCGGGCAGCTCGGACGGGTCGGCGATCGGGGTGCCGAGCCCGCTCGGGTCGCCGCCTCCGAGTGCCGCGAAGAAGAGGTCGTCGTGGCGCCACATCACCCCCTTGGGCAGCCCGGTGGTGCCGCCCGTGTAGGCGATGTAGAGGTCGTCGTCCCGGCGGTCGTGGCCCGCCGGCCGTTCCGGGGAGGACCCGGCGAGGGCGTGCTCGTAGCTCACCGAGCGTTCGGGGGCCGGTGCGTCGGAGTCGTCGTCGATCACCACGACGTGGCGCAGCGTCGGGCAGGCCTCCCGCACGGCGTCGACCCGGGGTGCGAACTCGCGGTGCACCACCACGGCCACCGCGTCGGCGTTGTCGAAGAGGTACTGCAGCTCGCGTTCGACGTAGCGGTAGTTGACGTTCACCGGCACCGCCCGGATCTTGAACGCCGCGAAGGTCGCCTCGAGGTACTCGGTGCCGTTGCGCAGGAGCAGGGCCACGTGGTCACCGGGACCCACCCCCTCGTCGAGGAGGTGGCGGGCCAGGCGGTTGGCCCGCTCGTCGAGCTCGGCGAAGGTGAGGTCCCGGGCGGGCGTGGACACGGCCAGCCGCTCGGGGACGACGTCCACGACGGACTCGAAGAGGTCGGCGAGGTTGAAGGTGCCGGTCATCGTTGTCTCCTGGCCGGGCGGACGGATCGGGGCGGACAGCGTCGTGAGGCCCGTTCCCCACCTCGCGTCGGCGTGGCTCGGGGATCGACGGACACGGCACCCTCCCTGTCCCGCCAGCCTGGTCCCCGGGGCCGGAGGGCGCCAGGGCCGATCGACCCCGTCGGGGGAGAACCCCGAGGGGCCGCCGCCCGCCGCTACCGTCGGCGCCGATGCCCGACGTCGACACCGGGGTCCCGACGGCCCCGAACGCACCTGTGCCCCGGCGCCGGTCGGTGCCCCTGGTGGCGGTCGTGGCCGCCGTGGTCGTGGTGGTCGTCGCGGTGGCGGTGGTGCTGGTCGGCCGCGTCGGCGACGACGAGCCGGCTGGGGTCGAGGCCGCCGAGGAGCTCGTCGCGGCCTTCGAGCGCCAGCTCGACGCCACCTACCGCCTGGACGGCGAGTTCGTCCGGACCCGGGCCGACGGGGAGCGCCTCGAGTCGGGCCTGCTGGTCGTGCAGCGCCCGCCGGACCGGCTGCAGCGCTCGCTGGGGAGCACCGTCGGTGTGGTCGGGGGGCGGACCGTCAACTGCGGGGTCCCGGTGGCGGGGGGTGCGTACAGCTGCGCGACGGGGGCGGCGGCGGCACCGTGGCCGGAGCGCCGCGAGGAGCAGCTCGCCGCCGTGCGCCAGTTCGTGCTCGGCGACGACCCCGTGTACGCCGTCGTCGCCTCCGGGGAGGGGTGCTTCGAGCTGCTCCGTCGCCGGGAGGGTGTCGAGGCCACGTACGGCGCGCGGGCCGAGCTCTGCTTCGATGGGCCCACCGGCGCGCTGCGTCGTCTGGAGGTCGCCCGCGACGGCGGCACCGTCGACGTGCTCGACGCGGTCCTCGTCACCGCTCAGGTGAACGACGGCGACTTCGACCTCACCGCCGACGAGACCTACGATCCGACCGCACCGGCCGGGACCGACCCCGGTCCCGTCGCTGCGGAGGAGTAGCCCGTGTTCCTCGGAGAGGACCTGTTGCCCTGGATGGTGCTGGCCATCGGCGCAGCGCTCGTCGTGGGCACCGGGCTGGCCCTGGTGCGCCCACGCCAGGACCCCGAGGGCAACGACCTCGCCCGCCCGCCCGTGGCCCGCAGCGTCGTGATGATCGCCGTGGGCGGCATCGCCGCGGCGTGGGGCCTGGCCAGCCTGGCGAGCTGAGGTCCACCGATGGCCGAGCTCCGCGGCAGGCACCGCCCCTCCGTGCTCCTGGTCCGGGCCGACGACCGTCCCGGGATCGTGGCCGCGGTGGCCAACCTCATCGCCGACGCGGGCGGGAACATCGCCAACGCCGACCAGCACACCGACCGGGCCTCGCGGGTCTTCCTCCAGCGCATCGAGATCGACGGTGACCCCGACTGGTCGCGGCTCGGGCAGGGGCTGGCCGACGCCGCCGAGCGCCTCGCCCTGCGCTACGACCTCCACCACCCGGGGGTCCCCACCCGGATGGTGCTGGCGTGCTCGACCGACCTGTCGTGTGCCGCCGACGTCCTCGGGCGGGTGGCGCTCGGCGAGCTCGACGCCGAGGTGGTGGCGGTCGTGTCGGACAAGGACGCCGCCGAGGCGCTCGCCGACCGTCACGACGTCGCGTTCCGGTCCGTGGCCGGTGGACTCGAGGGAGCGTCGCGGGCCGCCCAGGAGCAGCTGGTCGCCGACGTCCTCGACGAGCTCGACCCCGACCTCGTGGTGCTGGCGCGGTACATGCGCATCCTCCCGGCGTCGATCACCGAGGCGTGGACGGGTCGGATGATCAACATCCACCACTCCTTCCTGCCCGCCTTCGCCGGCGCCCGGCCCTACCACCGGGCCCACGAGCGGGGGGTGAAGGTCATCGGGGCCACGGCCCACTACGTGACCGCCGAGCTCGACGCCGGGCCGATCATCGCCCAGCGGGTGACCGCCGTGACCCATCGCGACGAGGTCGAGGACCTGGTGCGCAAGGGCCGCGACGTGGAGCGCCAGACGCTGGCCGACGCGGTGCGCCTCCACCTCGAGCACCGGGTGCTGGTGTGGGACAACCGGACGTGCGTCTTCGCCTGACGACGTCCCCTCGCACCCGGCGCCCGAACGTCGTACAGTGGAGTCCCACTCTGAGAAGTGAGGCGGTGACGTTCCGTGACTGAATCTCGCAGCACCGGGGCTGCCGACCTGCCCCGTCGACCCGCCGGCCGCCCGACGCTCGACCTGCGCTACGGCGAGGCGGCCTGGACGTTGCGGCGGTTGCAGGCCCAGGTCCTGCACGCCCGCCGCCAGCTGGCCGCCACCCGCGCCGAGGTGGCCGCGGCCGCCCGCGACCGGGCCGCCGAGTCGTCGACGGCCACCGAGCCCCGCTTCGGCGCCCCCCTCCTCGCCGCGCAGGAGGAGATCGCCGAGGGGTGGGCGGCGACCGCGCGGGCCGCCGAGGCGGCCCTCGACGCCACCGAGGCCGAGGTGCTGCGCATCCGTGCGGCTGTCGAGGCCGAGGCGCAGGTGCTCGCCGAGAGCGCCGCTCGGCTGCGCACGATGCCGGTGCCCGGTGCCGCACCGGGGAACCCGTGACCGCCGCGTCCGATCCCACCCTCCATGCCGAGGGGGTGTCGCCGGTGGCCGGATCCGAGGCGGCTCTGCTCGAGCTGCGCCGTGAGATCGCCCGCCTCGGCGCCGACCTCGTCGGCATCGAGGCCGAGACGGCGGCGCTGCGCGAGTTCGGCCCGGAGGGCCGGCCCGAGCCGGTCGAACCCGACATGTCGGCGGTGATGGCCGAGGAGTTGGCGACGGCGACGGTCGCTCGGGAGCGTGCCGAGATGGCCCGGTTCCTCGACGGCACCGAGGCGGCGTGCGAGGCCCGCCTCGCCGAGGCCCGCCGGGAGGCGGGGCGGATCCTCGACGCGGCCCGCGACGACCTCGCCGACGCGCTGGTCGCCCGCGGCGAGGCGGTCGAGGCCGTGCTGGTCGAGCCGCCCGCGGCGGCGCCCGTCGCGACCCCGTCGGCGGAGGACGTCGCCGAGGGACCGGGTCCCGAGTCGCCCGCCGAGTCGCCCGCCGACGGATCCCCGATCGACGAGCTCCGGACGTCACCGGACGTCGAGACCCCGACCGAGGTCGTCCCGGAGCGCCGGCGCGTGACCGGCGCGCTGCGCGGTGTGGTCTACGCCGTGCTCGGCTTCGTGGTGGTGCTGCTCGTGACCCAGGTGATCGTGGTGCTGCTCGCCGTGCTCGACTGAACCGGACGAAAGCGCGGAGCGTTTTCCGAACGTTCGGCGGCCTGCCGTAGCGAAGGCGACGAGTGTTCACAGCCGGTTCAGGTTCGCGCCACCTGCCCTGCTTAACGTCGGGAACGTGCCGATCGCCAAGGTTTCTGGCCCCAACCCGCTCGCCCGGATCGATCGCTCCCGCCTCGAGGAGGCGCTCAACGCCCGGGTCTCGTCGGAGAGCTGGGCGGTCCGGATCCTCCAGGTCCGGATCCTGCGCATCGAGCGCGAGCTGGAGGCCCTCGAGGGGCCGTCCGCTCCCGACGGCGAGCTCACCCGACGCCTGGCCGGGGTGATCCGTGAAGCGCAGCAACGTGCCCGCCACGAGCGTGACGCGACCGGCCGGCGCACCGCGGAGATCATCGAGCGGGCCGAGGCCGACGCCCGTTCGCTCATCGAGGCGGCGCACCGCGAGGCGGCGTCGGTGCGTTCGGCGGCTCGCCTGCTGCGCGACGTCGGCTCCGTCGAGGTCCCGGTCGGTGCGGCCACCGCGGCCTCGGCCGGCAGCGACGCCCCGGGTGGGGAGATCGCCTCGGCGGGTGCGCCCGAGCCCTTGGCGGTCTGAGCACCGATGTCGGCCGTGTCACCCGCCACCGAGCTGTTGGTCCCGCCCGACCTCCCCGCGTCGGAGAACCCTCTCGAATCCGAGGTCCGGGCGCTCGAGGTCCGGCTGGCGTCGCTCGAGGAGCGGCGGTCGTCGGCCGTGCGACGCCGGGCGGCGAGCGATCCCGACTCCGAGGTGGGTCGCGCCGCCCTGGCCCTCGCCCACGAGCTCGCCGAGGACATCATCCGTGACGGGCGGGCCGCGTCCCGCGACGCGCTGCGGGCCGCCGAGAGCGCGGCGGCGGCCCGGGTCGCCGTCGCCGTCCGCGACGCCCACGAGATCCTCGTCGAGGCCCGCCTCGATCTGACCCGCGCGCTCGACGAGCGGGCGGCGTTCGCCGAGACGATCCTGGCCACCCCGCCGGCGGAGCTGCCCGAACTGCTCGGATCGACGTCCTCCGCGCCGGCCACCCGGCTGGCCGAGGCGATCCACTCGACCCTCGGCGACGAGGTCGTCATCGACCTCGTCGAGCCGGCCGCCGTGGAGCCGACCGCGGTGGCGGAGGAGCCGGTCGGATCGTCGCCGGAGGGTCCGACGGCCGAGGTCCGCACCGAGCTCGCCCACCTGCCGGACCCTCCGGCCGTGGGCGTGCGCCCCGACGTCGCGGTAGCGCCGGCGCCGGCGCTCGACCCCGACGCAGCGATCGGCCACGACGATCATGCCACCGAGGCCACGCTCGGCTACGAGGAGCTCGCCGACCTCGAGACGGAGGACGACGAGGAGCGCCCCGCCCCTCCGGCGGCGATCGAGGACCGCTCGACCGCCTTCTGGCGGGAGCAGGAGGGCGCCCGTTCCCAGGCCTGGCTCCGGCCGCTCGAGATCGTCGTCCCGCTGCTCGCCGCCGCCCTGATCGTCGTGTTGTTGCTGCTCTTCTGGGGCTGACGATGGCGGGTTCCTGTCCATGACCGACACCGAGCTCGCCCCTGTGCACGACGACCCGGTCGACCGGAAGGTCGGCGGGCCGCCCGTCGACCCCCCGTTCGCCTCGGTGCTCCTCGTCGTCGACGACCGCGACTGGCTCACCGCCATGCGGGGGCCGTTGGCGGGCGAGAGCATCCAGGTCGTGACCGACACCTCCGGGGAGTCGGCCTTCGACGACGAGGCCGCCCGCCGGGTGGACGCCGCCATCATCGACCTCGGGCTCATGGCGCGCTCGGGCCTCGCCGTCTGCGCGGCGCTGCGGACCCGGTCCAACGCCCCGATCGTGGCGACGTCCGCCGATGCCGACGAAGCCACGGTCCTCGCCGCGTTCGCGGCGGGCGCCGACCAGTTCGCCCTCCTGTCCACCTCCCCTCGCCAGTTCGTCGCCCGGTTGCGGTCGTTGTTGCGCCGCCACCCCCCGCGGCGGGTGCCGGTCGAGGAGGTCCCGGTCGGGCCGATCATCCTCGACGCCGATCGGCGGGCGGTCGTGGTCCACGGCGTGCCGCTCGTGCTCTCCGACCAGGAGTACCTCGTGCTCGCCGCGCTGATGGCCCGCCCGGGACGGGTGGTGAGCCGCAACGAGCTGTTGGGCGACGTCTCGACGGCCCGCAGCGACCGGGCGCTCGACTTCGTGATCCGGCGGTTGCGTCAGAAGCTCGAGGAGACCGACACCCGGCGCAGGATCATCGCCATCCGGGGGGTCGGTTTCCGCTTCGAGGCCGACGACCTCGTCGGCGGGGTGAGCCGGTGATGGAGAAAGTTGCCTCGTCTCCCGATTCCGTTCACCTTGCGTTCAATGGCGCGACGGAGGGCCTCTCTAGCGTCGCGTCGGTGAGTGCTCCGAACCTCGTCGCGCCCGAGCCGCGTCAGACGCTCGATCCCGAGGCCGTGGCCCGGATCGAGCGCTGGGCGGCGCGCCAGCGCTCGGAGCTGACCCGACTGACCCTCACCCTGCGCAGCGCCGAGGCACAGGCGGCGAAGGCCGAAGCGGGCCTGGCGTCCCTCGGCGAGGGTGCTCCCGACGAGGTGTTGGCCGTGGTCGACGCCCGTCTGGCCCGGGCCACCGCCGACGCCGAGGCGTCCGTCGACGCCGCCCGCCGTGACGCCGAGCTGGTGTTGGCCGCGTCCGCGCAGCACGCCGCCACCATCCTTCGCGACGCCGGGCTGGACCCGTCCCCCACCCTCACCCGTCTGGGCGCCGAGGCCGCTCCGGACACCTCACCGCCGAAGCTCACCCCGCCGGCGCGGGCGTCGGAGCTCTGGCGCCAGGCCCAGCGGTCGCCGGAGGTCGCGGCGGCATCGGCCCCCCCGACGCCGATCCCCCTCGGCGGTCGGGACGAGACCGACCCGCTCCCGGCGGCGGCCACCGCGCCGTCACCGGAACGTGACGACGAGGCCGAGGCGGCGCGGGTCTACGAGCTGTTCTGGAACGACTCGTCATCGGAGCGGACGGCACGCGTGCGACGACGGAGCGAACGGGGAGACGGATGACCGCAGACGGATCGGCCGAGACGACCGCCTCGGTGTCGGGCAACGGCGTCGCCGCCCCGCCCGCCCCGGAGGGCTCCGACGCGCCGGCGACGGCGCCGACGGTGGACGACCGCGCGCCGGTGGTCCCCGACGATCTCGCCTGGCAGACCACCTACGACCGGGCCAGCGTCGAGGCGTACCTCTCGCAGGTCGACGCCGAACGGGCGAAGCTCGAGGAGCAGATCGCCGCCGCCGAGGCCCGCACCGCGGCCGCCCGCGAGCGGGCCGACCGGCTGAAGGCGGCCGACGAGTCGAAGGTGGCCGCCCTGGTGCTGGCTGCCCGGGCCGAGCTCGACCGCATGGAGTCCGAGCACCGCGCCGCGGTGGACGGCATCCGCTCCGCGGCCCTCGAGAAGGCGGCCCGGATCCTCGAGGTGGCCAGGGCCGAGGCGGCCACGGTCACCGGTGCCGGCGCCACCATCGCCGGGGTCCTCGGTGCCGACGCCTCGCCGCCGCCGGCATCGTCGCCGGCCGACCCTGTGCCGGCTGACGCTGCACCGGTCGCGGCCGTGTCGGTCGACACCGAGACGGAACGGGCGCACGGCGAGCCGGCGGGGAACCCGAGGACGTCGCACGAGGCCAGTGGACCGGAGGATCGGACCGATGCCGGTTGACGCCGGCACGCCGACCACGGGTGAGCGACGGGAGCAGCCGACCACGGCCCTCTCCCTGAGCGCCGTGGAGGCGGTGCCCGCCGCCGAGGTCGAGTCCACCCTCCGTGCCGCCCGGGCCGGGCTGGCGTCGCTGACCCTGCGCCGCAACGCCGCGCAACGTGACGCCGAGCTGGCCGAGGCCGAGGCTCCCGACGTCGACGCCGAGGCGCTCGCCGCCCGGGAGGCGGCGGCCGCCG
Coding sequences within it:
- the purU gene encoding formyltetrahydrofolate deformylase; translated protein: MAELRGRHRPSVLLVRADDRPGIVAAVANLIADAGGNIANADQHTDRASRVFLQRIEIDGDPDWSRLGQGLADAAERLALRYDLHHPGVPTRMVLACSTDLSCAADVLGRVALGELDAEVVAVVSDKDAAEALADRHDVAFRSVAGGLEGASRAAQEQLVADVLDELDPDLVVLARYMRILPASITEAWTGRMINIHHSFLPAFAGARPYHRAHERGVKVIGATAHYVTAELDAGPIIAQRVTAVTHRDEVEDLVRKGRDVERQTLADAVRLHLEHRVLVWDNRTCVFA
- a CDS encoding acyl-CoA synthetase — translated: MTGTFNLADLFESVVDVVPERLAVSTPARDLTFAELDERANRLARHLLDEGVGPGDHVALLLRNGTEYLEATFAAFKIRAVPVNVNYRYVERELQYLFDNADAVAVVVHREFAPRVDAVREACPTLRHVVVIDDDSDAPAPERSVSYEHALAGSSPERPAGHDRRDDDLYIAYTGGTTGLPKGVMWRHDDLFFAALGGGDPSGLGTPIADPSELPGRVPEVPGVQIQAPPLMHVSALWGSLGTMLCGNTAVLLSPGRFDPYELLGAVERHSAMICVLVGDAMARPLADAIGEAKGSFDLSSLFVVASGGAVLSPAVRDALRAELPNLVVVDGFGSSETGVAGTKATMGGETTGNAPSFHMGPDTTVLDEDDRPVEPGSGVIGRLARKGRLPLGYYKDEEKSRATFVEIGGERWVLPGDMATIEADGAITVLGRGSVSINTGGEKVFPEEVESVLKAHPDVFDTIVIGVPDERWGRRVVAVASPRGERRPKLGELHDHCAEQLAGYKIPREVVWVDEVERNPNGKPDYAWATRVVEGEAAR
- a CDS encoding wax ester/triacylglycerol synthase family O-acyltransferase; amino-acid sequence: MSGADATFVHLERMGEPCHTLKVMVLDTSERGYPVTLREMRAAISAHLPGYPRARQRVVVPPLFKSLPFWVDDPDFDLDLHLSERALPAPGTRRQLDDVCSSLASDRLDLARPLWDATLVHGLEGGEQAVVFRLHHALSDGMGVVRLFEQITTDAPGPGVPSPRDDWRPAPLPSGRELVTSVVAGVPGRLGAAGEMVRWEWRNRATVLGERRTFARRDDLVPSGLSVPYTWMNPRFGTRRLCASSSLPLADFRFVKERVGTSLNSVLLAVLAGAIRAESAARGLDVDHDAVCALGVAIDPPGSERLYGNNISNMYVSLHTSEADPLERLGKVSRSASDTVALRREALDGRPHTFSDLTPRLGPALGELLAYRVKRTAANLAAGNVPGPATTRYLGDVRVSDLVSYAVVVLNAGLELTVYSYDGAMKFGLLVAPEVHRHPHEFLDRIADSLAELMDVSRGLPARVVT
- a CDS encoding wax ester/triacylglycerol synthase family O-acyltransferase translates to MKRLSGTDSLFLSMEQPNWHQHVGGLTILDRSDAPDFDFLKMREILTTRLPLAPKFTWKLHEVPLGLDRPIWVDDEEFDIDRHLHHVAVPAPGGMEELALLTGRVLSRQLDRRHPLWETWFIEGLPNDRVALLMKYHHCLLDGVAGASLASALLDFAPDAEPPAIPSEDEVERAGPPPSDAALLTGAVGNVAMAPLRSLAYAGRTARRGVTLVQEAREGRAIVPLSVPKTLLNGSVGPRRRLGMCSLAMQDVKALKTHYGVKINDVVLAVVAGALRSYLIDRGELPDRPLVSGVPLSTRAEGDQTADNQVAIMVVSLATTVEDPGERLMTIHASSQGAKEMMRAVRATEIPSMGEVAPPAVLNTTITALARTGVVSRGPTIMNTLVSNVPGPPFPLYTGGARITGIYSTSVITESMGLNITLFSYMDRVDIGLHVDPDVVPDVWTIAGRFPGALGELMASAGLGEPTPVEDPLGGAGAVADTRAGAADIT
- a CDS encoding response regulator transcription factor, which translates into the protein MTDTELAPVHDDPVDRKVGGPPVDPPFASVLLVVDDRDWLTAMRGPLAGESIQVVTDTSGESAFDDEAARRVDAAIIDLGLMARSGLAVCAALRTRSNAPIVATSADADEATVLAAFAAGADQFALLSTSPRQFVARLRSLLRRHPPRRVPVEEVPVGPIILDADRRAVVVHGVPLVLSDQEYLVLAALMARPGRVVSRNELLGDVSTARSDRALDFVIRRLRQKLEETDTRRRIIAIRGVGFRFEADDLVGGVSR